A section of the Desulfobotulus mexicanus genome encodes:
- a CDS encoding Rpn family recombination-promoting nuclease/putative transposase, which yields TYLEDLLKSNPHDALAKRILGQKNHAVDFFKVMLPEEVVALLDMETLKAEKDSFVSPKLRSAFSDLVFSVKLKDSRTKAFLYTLIEHKSQPDIWYILQILKYMSAVWESFHRNTPNKLLPPILPLVVYHGREGWLSRDIVDLLDGGHPNIFRPFTPQLHTLLCDVSTLDPNTLQHNIVLKVFLKILGSVMGPEIKDDLPEMIQMLTKXMEPGKTTLEYIEIFLRYVISASQDIDEATIEKALENSGYMEVLMPTLAQKWIEEGMVMGEQRGLIMGEQRGLIMGEQRGEQKGLMRMMQEKYATIMNLQKYRMKPEEIADITSLTPEKVREILAAGDKGLDLLIGDNTTKH from the coding sequence ACACCTATCTGGAAGATCTCCTAAAGAGCAACCCCCATGATGCTCTGGCAAAGAGAATCCTTGGCCAAAAAAACCATGCCGTGGATTTTTTCAAAGTCATGCTGCCAGAAGAGGTGGTTGCACTTCTTGATATGGAGACCCTCAAGGCTGAAAAGGACAGTTTTGTCAGCCCAAAACTTCGGAGTGCCTTCAGCGACCTTGTGTTCAGCGTAAAACTCAAAGACAGCAGGACAAAGGCTTTCCTCTATACACTCATTGAACACAAAAGCCAGCCCGATATCTGGTACATCCTCCAGATACTCAAATACATGAGTGCCGTATGGGAAAGTTTTCACAGAAATACCCCGAATAAACTTCTGCCCCCCATCCTTCCCCTTGTCGTTTATCACGGAAGGGAAGGATGGCTTTCAAGGGATATTGTGGATCTGCTGGACGGTGGTCATCCAAACATCTTCCGACCCTTCACACCACAGTTACATACCCTGCTTTGTGATGTCAGCACCCTTGACCCCAATACCCTCCAGCACAATATTGTGCTAAAGGTTTTCTTAAAGATTCTGGGTTCCGTCATGGGGCCTGAAATCAAAGATGATCTCCCTGAGATGATTCARATGCTGACYAAAATRATGGAGCCCGGCAAAACGACACTGGAATACATAGAAATTTTTCTKCGCTACGTCATCTCGGCAAGCCAGGACATTGACGAGGCCACCATTGAAAAGGCCCTCGAAAACAGCGGATACATGGAGGTGCTTATGCCCACATTGGCCCAAAAATGGATTGAAGAAGGCATGGTTATGGGTGAACAAAGAGGCCTGATTATGGGCGAACAGAGAGGCCTGATTATGGGTGAACAGAGAGGTGAACAGAAAGGTCTGATGCGCATGATGCAGGAAAAATATGCCACCATCATGAACCTTCAGAAATACAGGATGAAACCAGAAGAGATAGCAGATATTACGAGTCTTACCCCTGAAAAGGTCAGAGAGATTC